The Rhinopithecus roxellana isolate Shanxi Qingling chromosome 14, ASM756505v1, whole genome shotgun sequence genome includes a window with the following:
- the ZNF804A gene encoding zinc finger protein 804A: MECYYIVISSTHLSNGHFRNIKGVFRGPLSKNGNKTLDYAEKENTIAKALEDLKANFYCELCDKQYYKHQEFDNHINSYDHAHKQRLKELKQREFARNVASKSRKDERKQEKALQRLHKLAELRKETVCAPGSGPMFKSTTVTVRENCKNEISQRVVVDSVNNQHDFKYTLIHSEENTKDATTVAEDPESTNNYTAKNNQVGDQAQGIHRHKIGFSFAFPKKASVKLESSAAAFSEYSDDASVGKGFSRKSRFVPSACHLQLSSPTDVLLSSEEKTNSFHPPEAMCTDKETVQTQEIKEVSSEKDTLLLPSFCKLQLQLSSDADNCQNSVPLADQIPLEGVVINEDIPVSGNSCELLGNKSTVLDISNDCVSVQATTEENVKHNEASATEAENKNDPKTLAPSNTEEVSITMNKKTNFCKRQCEPFVPVLNKHRSTVLQWPSEMLVYTTTKPSISYSCNPLCFDFKSTKVNNNLDKNKPALNDLCSQQKQEDICMGPVSDCKDVSTEGLTDYEIGSSKNKHTQVTPLSADDILSSSCDSGKNENMGQRYKNISCKIRETKKYNFTKSQIKQDTLDEKYNKIKLKETNEYWFHKSRRKKKRKKLCQYHHMEKTKESETRCKMEAESSYTENAGKYLLEPISEKQYLAAEQLLDSHQLLDKRPKSESISLSDNEEMCKTWNTEYNTYDTIDSKNQCKKNTILFNGQSNPRMIHSGKHNLTYSRTYCCWKTKMSSCSQDHRSLVLQNDMKCVSQNQAVKRGYNSVMNESERFYRKRRQHSHCYSSDESLNRQNHLPEEFLRPPSTSVAPCKPKKKRRRKRGRFHPGFETLLKENTDYPMKDNSSLSPLDRLISEDKKEKMKPQEVAKIEMNSEQTNQLRNKLSFHPSNLLPSETNGETEHLEMETTSGELSDVSNDPTTSVYIASAPTKEAIDNTLLEHKERSENININEKQIPIKVPNIERNFRLSPPKSYLCHYELAEALPQGRMNETPTEWLRYNSGILNTQPPLPFKEAHVNGHTFVTTEQILAPLALPEQALLIPLENHDKFKNVPCEVYQHILQPNMLANKVKFTFPSAALPPPSTPLQPLPLQQSLCSTSVTTIHHTVLQQHAAAAAAAAAAAAAGTFKVLQPHQQFLSQIPALTRTSLPQLSVGPVGPRLCPGNQPTFVAPPQMPIIPASVLHPSHLAFPSLPHALFPSLLSPHPTVIPLQPLF, encoded by the exons AGgctcaaggaactgaaacaaaggGAATTTGCTCGAAATGTAGCATCTAAATCcaggaaagatgaaagaaaacaggaaaaggcaCTCCAACGCCTGCATAAGCTGGCTGAGCTAAGAAAGGAAACTGTATG tGCTCCTGGAAGTGGCCCCATGTTCAAATCAACAACTGTTACTGTGAGAGAAAACTGTAAAAATGAAATTTCCCAACGAGTTGTTGTAGATTCAGTTAATAACCAGCATGATTTCAAATATACTTTGATTCATAGTGAAGAGAATACTAAAGATGCTACCACTGTTGCTGAAGATCCAGAAAGCACAAATAATTATACAGCAAAAAATAACCAAGTTGGGGATCAAGCCCAGGGGATTCACAGACACAAAATCggcttttcttttgcatttccaaaGAAAGCATCTGTGAAGCTAGAGTCCTCCGCTGCAGCGTTCTCTGAATACAGTGATGATGCCTCAGTGGGAAAAGGATTTAGCAGAAAAAGTAGATTTGTCCCCAGTGCTTGTCATCTTCAACTATCTTCACCAACAGATGTGCTTTTGAGTTCTGAGGAGAAAACTAACTCTTTTCACCCACCAGAGGCAATGTGCACAGACAAAGAAACTGTTCAAACTCAAGAGATAAAAGAAGTCTCTAGTGAAAAAGATACATTATTATTACCTTCATTTTGCAAACTTCAACTTCAGTTATCTTCTGATGCAGATAATTGTCAAAATTCAGTCCCATTAGCAGATCAAATACCACTGGAGGGTGTTGTTattaatgaagacatacctgtgAGTGGTAACAGTTGTGAGTTGTTAGGAAATAAATCCACAGTTCTTGACATATCTAATGATTGCGTATCGGTGCAAGCTACCACAGAGGAAAATGTTAAGCATAACGAGGCATCTGCAACTGaggctgaaaataaaaatgatcccAAGACACTGGCCCCTTCAAATACTGAAGAGGTTAGTATAACtatgaataagaaaacaaatttctgcaAAAGACAATGTGAGCCATTTGTACCTGTCCTTAACAAACACAGATCTACAGTTCTTCAGTGGCCATCAGAAATGCTGGTTTATACAACTACTAAACCATCAATTTCCTATAGCTGTAATCCTTTATGTTTTGACTTCAAGTCTACTAAAGTAAATAATAATCTAGATAAAAATAAGCCAGCTTTAAATGATCTTTGTTCTCAGCAGAAGCAAGAAGACATTTGCATGGGACCAGTTTCAGATTGCAAGGATGTATCTACAGAAGGACTCACTGATTATGAAATTGGAAGTAGCAAAAATAAACACACCCAAGTCACTCCTCTTTCGGCTGATGATATTCTCTCCAGTAGTTGTGATTCTGGAAAAAATGAGAATATGGGTCAGAGATATAAAAACATTTCCTGTAAgatcagagaaacaaaaaagtataattttactaaaagtcaaataaaacaggacactctagatgaaaaatacaacaaaataaagcTGAAAGAGACTAATGAATACTGGTTccataaaagtagaagaaagaaaaaaagaaaaaagttatgtcAGTATCATCATATGGAGAAAACCAAAGAATCAGAAACTCGCTGCaaaatggaagcagagagtagTTACACTGAGAATGCTGGGAAATATCTACTGGAACCAATTTCAGAAAAGCAGTATTTAGCTGCAGAGCAATTATTAGACTCACATCAGCTACTTGATAAAAGGCCCAAATCAGAATCCATATCCTTAAGTGACAATGAAGAAATGTGTAAAACATGGAATACCGAATACAACACTTATGATACTATCGATTCTAAAAACCAGTGTAAAAAGAACACAATACTTTTCAATGGACAATCAAATCCAAGAATGATACATTCTGGGAAACATAATTTAACATATTCTAGAACTTACTGTTGTTGGAAAACCAAAATGTCAAGTTGTAGTCAGGATCACAGAAGCTTAGTTCTTCAAAATGATATGAAATGCGTGAGTCAGAATCAGGCTGTTAAAAGAGGTTACAATTCTGTCATGAATGAATCAGAAAGATTCTATCGAAAACGTAGACAACATTCACATTGTTATTCTTCAGATGAAAGTTTGAATCGACAGAATCATTTACCAGAAGAATTTTTGAGGCCACCAAGTACTTCAGTTGCTCCCTGTAAACCTAAAAAGAAACGGAGGCGAAAAAGAGGCAGATTCCACCCCGGATTTGAAACTTTACtcaaagaaaatacagattatCCCATGAAAGACAATTCTTCCTTAAGTCCTCTGGATAGGTTAATAAGTgaagacaaaaaagagaaaatgaaaccacaggaagttgcaaaaatCGAAATGAACTCAGAACAAACAAACCAATTAAGAAACAAACTGTCTTTCCACCCTAGCAATCTCCTTCCTTCTGAAACCAATGGTGAAACTGAGCATTTAGAAATGGAGACCACTTCTGGTGAATTGTCAGATGTTTCTAATGATCCCACCACATCTGTCTATATAGCTAGTGCTCCAACAAAAGAAGCAATTGACAATACCTTGCttgaacacaaagaaagaagtgagaatataaatattaatgaaaagcaAATTCCTATTAAGGTGCCTAATATTGAACGGAACTTTAGACTGTCACCGCCTAAATCCTATCTTTGCCATTATGAACTGGCTGAGGCCCTTCCACAAGGAAGGATGAATGAGACGCCAACTGAGTGGCTGCGTTATAATTCAGGAATCCTTAACACACAACCACCATTACCATTCAAGGAAGCACATGTGAATGGTCATACCTTTGTAACAACTGAGCAAATTCTGGCTCCATTAGCTTTACCGGAGCAAGCATTATTGATCCCACTAGAAAACCATGACAAATTCAAAAATGTACCATGTGAAGTCTACCAGCACATTCTACAGCCAAACATGCTGGCCAACAAGGTTAAATTTACCTTTCCTTCAGCTGCCCTCCCACCCCCTAGCACACCTCTGCAGCCTTTGCCTTTGCAGCAGTCCTTATGTTCTACCTCTGTAACCACTATCCATCACACTGTCTTGCAGCAGCACgctgcagctgctgcagctgctgctgcagccGCAGCTGCAGGAACCTTTAAAGTGCTCCAGCCACACCAACAGTTTCTTTCCCAAATCCCAGCTCTCACCAGAACCTCATTACCTCAGCTCTCAGTAGGACCAGTAGGACCGAGGCTTTGTCCTGGGAACCAGCCAACTTTTGTTGCTCCTCCTCAGATGCCAATCATTCCAGCTTCTGTTCTTCATCCTAGCCATCTCGCTTTCCCATCTTTACCCCATGCACTCTTTCCTTCACTGCTTTCCCCACACCCTACTGTCATCCCTTTGCAACCTCTCTTCTAG